The Blochmannia endosymbiont of Camponotus sp. genome includes a window with the following:
- a CDS encoding F0F1 ATP synthase subunit epsilon: MSVNTYHLTVVSIESQIFSGVVQKIQVVGIEGEMGIFPGHAPLLTSIKPGVLRIVKLCDDEEYVYISGGILEVQKNIVTILADTAIRAEELDEKKAEEAKHEAEKQIKNLRHNDDVDYIKIASEISKAIAKLRLIELTKKNKHI; encoded by the coding sequence ATGTCTGTAAATACTTATCATTTGACTGTTGTTTCTATTGAAAGTCAGATATTTTCTGGTGTAGTTCAGAAAATTCAAGTAGTAGGTATTGAAGGTGAAATGGGCATTTTTCCAGGTCATGCTCCGTTGCTTACGTCGATCAAGCCAGGAGTGTTGCGTATAGTAAAGTTATGTGATGATGAAGAATATGTATATATATCCGGGGGTATCCTTGAAGTTCAAAAAAATATAGTAACAATATTGGCAGATACAGCTATTCGTGCTGAAGAATTAGATGAAAAAAAAGCTGAAGAAGCGAAACATGAGGCTGAAAAACAAATTAAAAACTTACGTCATAATGATGATGTAGATTACATTAAAATTGCTTCAGAAATATCCAAAGCTATTGCAAAACTTAGATTGATTGAATTAACTAAAAAAAATAAGCATATATAA